The nucleotide window GCACTGTTTCTGCCCGCCGAGCCCCAGAGTCGCCAGCCGCAGCGCATCCTCGCCTTCGGAACCTGGCTGCCGCCGGAGCCGGCGTTGCAGATGGACCACGCCGTCGATGCGCTGCTCGACAAGGGTGAAGGCTTTCTGTTGCAACTCGTCACCTCGAACGGCCGGTCGATCGAGGCGATGGGGCGTGCGGTGGGCGGTCAGGCCGTCGTCCGCATCCGCGAGCTGAGTGGCGTCCGCCGGGAGCTCGCAGACATGACGCGGCGCTTCAAAGCGCTGCAGGAAGAAACCGAGATGCTGCGCGGCTTCGCCACCGCGGCGCCCTGGCCGATCTGGACCCGCCGCGCCGACGGTACACTCAGCTTCGCCAATGCCGCCTACGCGCGCGCGACCGATGCCAGCGATGCGGCGGATGCGATCGGCCGCAATCTCGAACTGCTCGATACCGGCGACCGCGCCGCTCTGGCCCGCTCGCTCGGCGACAGCGCCGAATTCACTGGCCGGTTGCCGATCGTGGTCGGTGGCGAGCGCCGCTATTTCGACGTGCGGGCGCTCAAGGTGCCCGGCGGCAGCGCCGGCATTGCGGTCGATGCCACTGAAACCGCCGCGCTCGGTGTCGCGCTGGAGCGCATGGCGGATGCACATCGCCGGACGCTCGATCAGCTTTCGTCCGGTGTCGCAGTGTTCGATGCGCAGCGGCGGCTGAAATTCTACAACGACTCCTATCGCAAACTCTGGGACCTCGACCGCATCTTCCTCGATAGCCATCCCGACGACTCCACCGTGCTCGACCGGCTGCGCGCCGAGCGCAAGCTGCCGGAGGAGCGTGACTTCAAGGCGTGGAAGAACAAGCTGCACGAAGCCTATCGGGCGGTCGAGGCCGACAAGGACGTCTGGTATCTGCCGGACGGCCGCGCCGTCAGCATCATCACCACGCCCAATCCGGAAGGCGGCGTCACCTATCTGTTCGACGACGTCACCGAGAGCCTCGACCTCAAGCGCCGCTACGGCGGTCTGATCGACGTCCAACGCGAGACGCTGGACAACCTGTCCGAGGCGGTCGCGGTGTTCGGCTCCAACGGCTGCGCGCAGTTGTTCAATCCGCCGTTCGCGCGGATGTGGAACCTGTCCGCCGAGGCGATGCAGAGCCAGCCGCACATCGAGGCGATCGAGACGTGGTGCCGGCCGCTGTTCGACGACGACGTGTTCTGGCAGGCGCTGCGCGGCGCCATCACCGGCATCGACGATCGCCGCCATGTGCTGCTCAAGCTCGAGCGCAAGGACGGCAGCGTGCTGGCCTGCAAGACGATGCCGCTGCCCGACGGCGCCACGATGCTGACGTTCCAGGACCTCACCGACACCGAGAACGTCGAGCGGGCGCTGCGCGAGCGCAACGAAGCGCTGGAGACCGCCGATCGGATCAAGATCGATTTCGTCCACCACGTCTCGTACGAGCTGCGTTCGCCGCTGACCACGATCATCGGCTTCGCGCATTTCCTCAGCGATTCCTCGACCGGGCCGCTCACCGACAAGCAAGCCGAGTACGTGAACTACATCACGACCTCGACCAACGCGCTGATGGCGATCATCAACAACATCCTCGATCTCGCCAGCATCGATGCCGGGGCGATGACGCTCAATCTGGGGCCGATCGACATCCGCAAGGCGATCGACGCCGCGGCGGAAGGGATTCAGGATCGACTGGCCCGCGACCAGATCGCGCTGCAGATCGACGTCGATCCGGAGATCGATCGTTTCGTCGGCGACGAGCGGCGCGTCGTGCAGGTTCTGTACAATCTGCTGGCCAATGCGGTGGACTTCTCGCCGCCGCAGGGGACGGTCCGGTTGACGGTTCGCAGGGGCGAAACCCGGGTGGCGTTCACCGTCGCAGATGCCGGTCCGGGGATCGCGCCGGCGTTCAAGGACAGGATGTTCGATCTGTTCGAAAGCGACCCGCAGGGCTCGCGGCATCGCGGCGCAGGCCTCGGATTGTCACTGGTGCGCTCGTTCGTCGAACTGCACGGCGGCAAGGTCGAAGTCGAGTCGACGGTCGGCCGCGGAACCTCGGTGACCTGCGAGTTTCCGCTCGAGCAGTCCGCCCAACGCCACGCGGCCGAATGAGCGCGGCGGCGACATTCTCAGTCGCGCTGGCCAACGAGGCGGCGACCACGCGGCTGATGGCCGAGGTCGCGCTGCTGATCGGTCCCGGCGACGTCGTCACCCTGTCGGGCGATCTCGGCGCCGGCAAAACCGCTGCGGCGCGGGCGATGATCCGCTATCTCGCGGCCGACGACACGCTCGAAGTGCCGAGCCCGACCTTCACGCTGGTTCAGACCTACGATCTGCCGCCTTATCCGCTCCTGCATGCGGATCTGTATCGGGTCGAGGATCCGTCGGAACTGGAAGAGATCGGCCTGTCGCCGCTGCCGGACGGCACCGTGGCGCTGATCGAATGGCCCGAGCGCGCTGGCGCGGCGCTGCCGGAAGACCGCATCGACATCGCGCTCAGTCATCGTCCGGCGCTCGGCCCATCGGCGCGCGCGGCGGAAATCACCGGCCACGGCAAGGCCGTGAAGCAGGTCGAACGGCTCGCCGCGCTGCGCAGCTTCATCGAGACCGCCGGCTATGCCGAGGCCGAGCGTCTGCACATGCCGGGCGATGCCTCGACGCGCTCCTACGCCCGGCTGCAGCGCGGCACCGAAAGCGTGATTTTGATGAACGCGCCGCGCCGTCCCGATGGGCCGGCGCTGTATGCCGGCAAGAGCTACAGCGCTGCGGTGCATCTGGCCGAGGACGTCCGGCCGTTCGTCGCGATCGGTCAGGGCCTGCGCGAGCGCGGCTTTTCCGCCCCCGCCATTCATCATGCCGATCTCGATGCCGGCTTCCTGATCACCGAGGATCTCGGCAGCGTCGGTGTGGTCGAGGGTGATCCGCCGGCGCCGGTGGTGGCTCGCTATCAGGCCGCCACCGACATGCTGGCGGCGCTGCATGCCAAGCCGCTCCCTGATCATCTTCCGCTGTCGCCGCGCGAAAGCTACGCGGTGCCGACCTTCGACGAAGACGCCATGATGATCGAAGTCGGGCTGCTGCCGGAGTGGTATCTGCCGGATCGCGGCGTGATCCCGACCGAGGCGCTGCGCGCCGAATTCGTCGCGTTGTGGCGCAAGCTGCTGGCCGACATTGCCCGCGAAGCACGGACCTGGGTGCTGCGCGACTTTCACTCACCCAACCTGATCTGGCTCGGCGACCGCCCCGGCATCGAGCGGGTCGGGATCATCGACTTTCAGGATACCGTACTGGGGCCCGCCGCCTACGACGTGGTCTCGTTGCTGCAGGACGCCCGGATCGACGTGCCGGAAGCGGTCGAATTGTCGCTGCTCGGCCGCTACGTCAAAGCACGGCTGGCGGCCGATTCTGAATTCGACGCTGCCGGCTTTGCGCGGCTGTATGCGGTGATGTCGGCGCAGCGAAATACGCGGCTGCTCGGAACTTTCGCCCGGCTCAACCGGCGGGACGGCAAGCCGCACTACCTGAAGCATCAGCCGCGGGTGTGGGCGTATCTTGCACGCTCGCTGGCCCATCCGGCGCTCGCCGAGGTCCGGGCCTGGTACCGCGCCCAGGTGCCGCCACCGCTCTGATTCGGCGGATTTCCTTTACGCATCTTTAGAGCCGGCCCCGTAGTGTTGCGGGGTCGCTGCGGCACGGCCCAGCGGCGCCAAGACCGAACTGCAGGACGATGGAATGGTTGCCGAACGCAATAAGGACGGCCGCGTCGTGTTCGATCGCGGGTTGCGGGCTCAGATGATGGCGATCGACGGCACCTGGCGCCGTCCCTGTCTGATCGAAGACGTCTCCGAGCTCGGAGCCAAGCTGACGATCGAAGGCTCGGTCGAAGGCCTCAATTTGAAGGAATTCTTCCTGCTGCTGTCGTCGACGGGGTTGGCGTATCGGCGCTGCGAGCTGAGCTGGATCAATGGCGACCAGATCGGCGTCACCTTCCTGCGTCTCGACAAGAAAAAGAAGCGCCCGGCCGCACAGGTGGAGAACGCCTGAGCCGGCTCGCCGATCGGGCCGGAACGGACCGCCCGCGTCGTATCGTCGTCATGATCGCAGACTACCCAGTGACCGCCTCCGATAGACCGATCGGGGCAGCGTGATACAATCGATTCGCGCCGTTTTGGCGCGTTCCGAGTCGGAGAACATGACGGTTCGTCCCCATAAAGCCATGGTGCTGGCCGCTGGCCTCGGCCTGCGGATGCGCCCGCTCACCGATCACATGCCGAAGCCGTTGGTGCGAGTCGCCGGCCGTCCGCTGCTCGACCACGTGCTCGACCGGCTCGCCGAAGTCGGCGTCGCCGAAGCGGTGGTGAACGTCCACTATCTGCCGGACCAGATCATCGACCACGTTGCGGGACGGCAGAGCCCGCGGGTGATGATTTCCGACGAACGCGGTCAGGTGCTCGGCACCGGCGGTGCGGTGGTCAAGGCGCTGCCGCTGCTCGGCGATGCGCCGTTCTATCATCTCAACGCCGACACGGTCTGGATCGACGGCGTCCGGCCGAACCTGGCGCGCCTCGCCGAAGCGTTCGATCCGGTACGGATGGACATCCTGCTGCTGATGGCGCCGACTGCGGCCAGCATCGGCTATGCGGGCAAGGGCGACTTCGCGATGAGCCCGGACGGCACCCTGCACAAGCGGAAAGAGACCGAGGTGGTGCCGTTCGTCTATGCGGGCGCCGCGATCATGTCGCCGGCGATCTTCCAGGATGCGCCGCAGGGCGAATTCTCGCTGACCAGGATGTTCGATCGCGCTGCCGAACAACAGCGGCTGTTCGGCCTGCGGCTCGACGGGGTGTGGATGCATGTCGGCACGCCCGAGGCGGTGACGGCGGCGGAACGGGCGTATCTCGCCAGCGTGGCCTGAGCCCGCCACCTCCTTTCGCCGGATTGGCCGTGTCATGATGGCGCGAGCGAATCAGGACATCGATGCACGTCTTCAGCGTTCCATCTTCGGCGCCGTTTCTGCGCACGGTCATCGCGGCCCTGGTCGACGGCCGGCTGGTCGACGGCTTCGAGGCGCGTAGCGCGCCGGAGCGGCTCGCCGACGCCACGCTGTATCTGCCGACCCGCCGCGCCGGCCGGATGGCGCGCGAGATTTTCCTCGACGTGCTCGGCACCGATGCGGTGTTGCTGCCGCGGATCGTCGCGCTCGGCGATATCGACGAAGACGAGCTGGCGTTTTCGCAGGCCGCATCCGGCCTCGCCGATCTCGAGATTCCGCCGGCGCTCGACGGGCTGCCGCGCCGGCTGCTGCTGGCGCAACTGATCGCAAGCTGGGCGGCGCGGCTGAAGCCGGACGATCCGGTGCAGGCGCCGCTGGTGGTCGGCGGACCGGCCTCGGCGCTGGCGCTCGCCGACGATCTGGCGCGGCTGATCGACGACATGTCGACCCGCGGCGTCGATTGGTCGGCGCTCGGCACGCTGGTGCCCGATGCGTTCGATCGCTACTGGAGCCTGACGCTCGATTTCCTCAAGATCGCCGGCCACACCTGGCCGCAACATCTGAAAGAGACCGACCGGATCGAACCGGCGGCTCGCCGCGACCGGCTGATCGACGCCGAGGCGCAGCGGCTGGCGACCCAGCGCAGCGGCCCGGTGATCGCCGCCGGCTCGACCGGCTCGATGCCGGCGACCGCGAAGCTGCTCACCGCGATCGCGCGATTGCCGCATGGCGCGGTGGTGCTGCCTGGCCTCGATGTCGATCTCGATGATGCGGCATGGGATCTGATCGGCGGCAGCCGGGACCGGCAGGGCAAGCTCGTCACACCGCCATCGCCGAACCATCCGCAATACGCCATGCATAGCCTGCTCGACCGGATGGGCGTAGGACGTCGGGATGTGCAGCAACTCGGTACGCCCGCTCGGCACGGCCGCGAACTCCTCACCTCCGAGGCGTTGCGGCCGTCATCGGCAACCGCCGTATGGCACGATCGGCTGAAGGATGCCGACGTCGATCGCCTGATCGGCGAAGGTACCGGCGGGCTGACGCTGATCGAAGCGCCGAATTCGGAAGCCGAGGCGCTGGCGATCGCGGTGGTGCTGCGTGAGGCGCGGGAGCAGGGCAAGACCGCCGCGCTGGTCACGCCGGATCGCGCGCTGGCGCGCCGCGTGGTCGCTGCACTCGGCCGCTGGCATCTTCCGGTCGACGATTCCGGCGGCGACTCGCTGATGGAGACGCAGCCCGGCATTTTTGCGCGGCTTGCGGCCGAGGCTGCACTTGAAGGCTGCGAGCCGGCGACATTGCTGGCTCTGCTCAAGCATCCGCTGCTCCGGCTCGGCCGCGCTGATCATGGCTGGCGCCGCGCGATCGAAACCCTGGAGCTGGCGCTGCTGCGCGGCCCGCGGCCGCCTGCCGGCTGCCACGGGCTCGCCAAGGAGTTCGCAATCTTTCGGATTGAACTCGCCAAGCTGAAGCGCGGCGAGGCCAGCGCGCTGCATCCGTCCGAGCCGCGCACACGATTGTCGGAGCCGAGCCTCGACGATGCGCAGGCGCTGATCGCGCAGCTCGAGGCCGCGCTCGCACCGCTGGAGACGTTCGGACCGAGCCCGCTCGATCTGTGCGAGATCGGCGCGCGGCATCGCGACGTCTTGAAGGCGTTGACGGCCGATCACGACGGCATCGCCGAAGCCTTCGAAGGCCCGCAAGGTTCGGCACTGCTGCGAGCGTTCGACGATCTCGCCGCGGTCGGGCCGGCGAGCGGCGTGCTGGTCGCTGCGCGTGACTATGGCGAAGTGTTCGAGACCGCGTTCGGCGATCGCGTCGTCCGCCGTCCCGAACTCGCCGAGGCGCCGATCCGGATCTATGGCCCGCTCGAAGCCCGTCTGACGCAGCAGGACCGGGTCGTGCTCGGCGGCTTGGTCGAGGGCGTCTGGCCGCCGGCGCCGCGGATCGACCCGTGGCTGAGCCGGCCGATGCGGCACGAACTCGGGCTCGATCTGCCGGAGCGCCGCATCGGCCTGTCGGCGCACGACTTCGCGCAGGCGCTCGGCGCCGACGAAGTGTTCATTGCCCACGCCGCCAAGGTCGGCGGTGCGCCCGCGGTGGCGTCGCGCTTCCTGCACCGGCTCGAAGCGGTCGCCGGCGAGGATCGCTGGAAGGCGATGAAGGCGCGCGGGCAGATCTATCTGGATTACACGCACGAACTCGATCGCCCCGAGAGCGTGACGCCGATCGCGCAGCCTGCACCGAGGCCGCCGCGGATCGCGCGGCCGCTGAAACTGCCGGTCACCGCGATCGAGGATTGGCTGCGCGATCCGTACACGATCTACGCCAAGTACATCCTGCGGCTGTCGCCGCTCGATCCGGTCGACATGCCGCTGTCGGGTGCCGATCGCGGCTCGGCGATCCATGCGGCGCTCGGCGAATTCACCGAACGCTATCAGGACGCGCTGCCGGACGATCCGGTGACGGCGCTGCGCGAGATCGGCCAGAAACACTTCGCGCCGCTGATGGGGCATGCCGAGGCGCGCGCATTGTGGTGGCCGCGCTTCCTGCGGATCGCGACCTGGTTCGCTACGTGGGAGCAGCAGCGCCGTACCGGCGTTGTACAGGTACAGGCGGAGCGCCGCGGCACGCTGACGATCCCGCTTGGTGGCGAACGCAATTTCGAACTGTCGGCGCGTGCCGACCGCATCGAACGGCGCGATGACGGCAGCTACGCGATCCTCGACTACAAGACCGGACATCCGCCGACCGGCAAACAAGTGCGGATGGGGCTGTCGCCGCAGCTTACACTGGAAGCGGCGATTTTGCGCGACGGTGGCTTTGCGGATATTCCGGCGGCCGCCTCGGTGAGCGAGCTCACTTACGTCAAGCTGAGCGGTAATACGCCGCCGGGTGATGAGCGCGTGCTCGAGCTGAAGATCGAGCGCAAGGACGAACCACAGCACCCCGACGATGCCGCCGATGAAGCCCGTGCCAAGCTGGAAGGATTGGTCCGCCGCTTCGAGGACGAGAAGCAGCCCTATCGTTCGCTGGTGCTGTCGATGTGGTCGCAGCGCTACGGCACCTATGATGATCTGGCGCGGATCAAGGAATGGTCGGCGGCCGGCGGTCGCGGAGACGCGACGTCATGAGCCGCGTCATTCCCAACGAGGCCCGCGCCCGGCAGGAGATCGCCTCCGATCCGTCGGCATCGGTGTTCGTCTCCGCCAATGCCGGCTCCGGCAAGACCCATGTGTTGGTGCAGCGCGTGATCCGGCTGCTGCTCGACGGCGTCTCGCCGGAGCGCATCCTGTGTATCACCTTCACCAAGGCGGCCGCCGCCAACATGGCGGAGCGGGTGTTCACCACGCTCGGCCATTGGGTGAAGCTCGACGACGACGCGCTGACAACCGCGATCGGGGCTACCGGGGTCAAAACGGTCGGGCCTTCGCTGTTGGCGCAGGCGCGGAAACTGTTCGCCTGCGCGCTGGAGACGCCGGGCGGGCTGAAGGTGCAGACCATCCACGCGCTGTGCACGCGGCTGCTGCAGCAGTTTCCGTTCGAGGCCAACGTGCCGGCGCGATTCAGCGTGCTCGACGATCGCGATCAGGCCGAGCTGATGCAGCGCGCCAGCCTCGACGTGCTGCTGCGCGCCGCTGCGGCGCCGGACAGCGATGCCGGGCGCGCGCTGGCGTTTGCGATGACCAGCGCTGCCGACGTCACCTTCCGCGACGTGGTGCAGGAAGCCTGCATGAGCCGCGACCGCTTCATGGCGTGGGTGGCGCAGGCCGGCAGCGTCGAGCGTGCGATGGCGCAATTGTCCGCCACGCTTGGCGTTGCGCCGGACGATAGCTGCGAGGCGGCCGATCGCGACATCGTCGATGGCCCGAACCTGCCGCGATCGGAATGGGCTGCGGTCGCGGCGACCTTCGAAGGCGGCAGCGCGAACGATCAGGCGCAGG belongs to Rhodopseudomonas palustris and includes:
- the addB gene encoding double-strand break repair protein AddB, translated to MHVFSVPSSAPFLRTVIAALVDGRLVDGFEARSAPERLADATLYLPTRRAGRMAREIFLDVLGTDAVLLPRIVALGDIDEDELAFSQAASGLADLEIPPALDGLPRRLLLAQLIASWAARLKPDDPVQAPLVVGGPASALALADDLARLIDDMSTRGVDWSALGTLVPDAFDRYWSLTLDFLKIAGHTWPQHLKETDRIEPAARRDRLIDAEAQRLATQRSGPVIAAGSTGSMPATAKLLTAIARLPHGAVVLPGLDVDLDDAAWDLIGGSRDRQGKLVTPPSPNHPQYAMHSLLDRMGVGRRDVQQLGTPARHGRELLTSEALRPSSATAVWHDRLKDADVDRLIGEGTGGLTLIEAPNSEAEALAIAVVLREAREQGKTAALVTPDRALARRVVAALGRWHLPVDDSGGDSLMETQPGIFARLAAEAALEGCEPATLLALLKHPLLRLGRADHGWRRAIETLELALLRGPRPPAGCHGLAKEFAIFRIELAKLKRGEASALHPSEPRTRLSEPSLDDAQALIAQLEAALAPLETFGPSPLDLCEIGARHRDVLKALTADHDGIAEAFEGPQGSALLRAFDDLAAVGPASGVLVAARDYGEVFETAFGDRVVRRPELAEAPIRIYGPLEARLTQQDRVVLGGLVEGVWPPAPRIDPWLSRPMRHELGLDLPERRIGLSAHDFAQALGADEVFIAHAAKVGGAPAVASRFLHRLEAVAGEDRWKAMKARGQIYLDYTHELDRPESVTPIAQPAPRPPRIARPLKLPVTAIEDWLRDPYTIYAKYILRLSPLDPVDMPLSGADRGSAIHAALGEFTERYQDALPDDPVTALREIGQKHFAPLMGHAEARALWWPRFLRIATWFATWEQQRRTGVVQVQAERRGTLTIPLGGERNFELSARADRIERRDDGSYAILDYKTGHPPTGKQVRMGLSPQLTLEAAILRDGGFADIPAAASVSELTYVKLSGNTPPGDERVLELKIERKDEPQHPDDAADEARAKLEGLVRRFEDEKQPYRSLVLSMWSQRYGTYDDLARIKEWSAAGGRGDATS
- a CDS encoding sensor histidine kinase, with the translated sequence MSGVLGSIRRTSLSCTSLVHGLAGTAVMVASSPARAADDHLAAITSSLLLDLNRHEMMTLIIALAALGFSVMSAIMLVRTRQRAAAREAGLRADLQGLQAESDRFQALLFAEPQVLISWIAGDSRPRISGDTALFLPAEPQSRQPQRILAFGTWLPPEPALQMDHAVDALLDKGEGFLLQLVTSNGRSIEAMGRAVGGQAVVRIRELSGVRRELADMTRRFKALQEETEMLRGFATAAPWPIWTRRADGTLSFANAAYARATDASDAADAIGRNLELLDTGDRAALARSLGDSAEFTGRLPIVVGGERRYFDVRALKVPGGSAGIAVDATETAALGVALERMADAHRRTLDQLSSGVAVFDAQRRLKFYNDSYRKLWDLDRIFLDSHPDDSTVLDRLRAERKLPEERDFKAWKNKLHEAYRAVEADKDVWYLPDGRAVSIITTPNPEGGVTYLFDDVTESLDLKRRYGGLIDVQRETLDNLSEAVAVFGSNGCAQLFNPPFARMWNLSAEAMQSQPHIEAIETWCRPLFDDDVFWQALRGAITGIDDRRHVLLKLERKDGSVLACKTMPLPDGATMLTFQDLTDTENVERALRERNEALETADRIKIDFVHHVSYELRSPLTTIIGFAHFLSDSSTGPLTDKQAEYVNYITTSTNALMAIINNILDLASIDAGAMTLNLGPIDIRKAIDAAAEGIQDRLARDQIALQIDVDPEIDRFVGDERRVVQVLYNLLANAVDFSPPQGTVRLTVRRGETRVAFTVADAGPGIAPAFKDRMFDLFESDPQGSRHRGAGLGLSLVRSFVELHGGKVEVESTVGRGTSVTCEFPLEQSAQRHAAE
- a CDS encoding nucleotidyltransferase family protein, whose translation is MTVRPHKAMVLAAGLGLRMRPLTDHMPKPLVRVAGRPLLDHVLDRLAEVGVAEAVVNVHYLPDQIIDHVAGRQSPRVMISDERGQVLGTGGAVVKALPLLGDAPFYHLNADTVWIDGVRPNLARLAEAFDPVRMDILLLMAPTAASIGYAGKGDFAMSPDGTLHKRKETEVVPFVYAGAAIMSPAIFQDAPQGEFSLTRMFDRAAEQQRLFGLRLDGVWMHVGTPEAVTAAERAYLASVA
- the tsaE gene encoding tRNA (adenosine(37)-N6)-threonylcarbamoyltransferase complex ATPase subunit type 1 TsaE, which codes for MSAAATFSVALANEAATTRLMAEVALLIGPGDVVTLSGDLGAGKTAAARAMIRYLAADDTLEVPSPTFTLVQTYDLPPYPLLHADLYRVEDPSELEEIGLSPLPDGTVALIEWPERAGAALPEDRIDIALSHRPALGPSARAAEITGHGKAVKQVERLAALRSFIETAGYAEAERLHMPGDASTRSYARLQRGTESVILMNAPRRPDGPALYAGKSYSAAVHLAEDVRPFVAIGQGLRERGFSAPAIHHADLDAGFLITEDLGSVGVVEGDPPAPVVARYQAATDMLAALHAKPLPDHLPLSPRESYAVPTFDEDAMMIEVGLLPEWYLPDRGVIPTEALRAEFVALWRKLLADIAREARTWVLRDFHSPNLIWLGDRPGIERVGIIDFQDTVLGPAAYDVVSLLQDARIDVPEAVELSLLGRYVKARLAADSEFDAAGFARLYAVMSAQRNTRLLGTFARLNRRDGKPHYLKHQPRVWAYLARSLAHPALAEVRAWYRAQVPPPL